Proteins encoded within one genomic window of Macaca thibetana thibetana isolate TM-01 chromosome 3, ASM2454274v1, whole genome shotgun sequence:
- the STMP1 gene encoding short transmembrane mitochondrial protein 1 — protein MLQFLLGFTLGNVVGMYLAQNYDIPNLAKKLEEIKKDLDAKKKPPSA, from the exons CTTGGATTTACATTGGGCAACGTGGTTGGAATGTATCTGGCTCAGAACTATGAC ataCCAAACCTGGCTaaaaaacttgaagaaattaaaaaggacttGGATGCCAAGAAGAAACCCCCTAGTGCATGA